The window cagtaaataccaccgattgatcgtgACGTGATCTAGTGTTATCTCTCGGTCTGAACTCTGATCCCCATCACTGCATGGGTGGAGACTGCCTGTCACCTCAGGGTTAGGGGTATGGTGGGTGTGCACCCCGCAGCTCTCTGTCCAAACATTAGCCGAAGCCAACTCGGGACCCAGAAACTCTCCTAGAACAGCCTGCTGACCCCAGAGGAATCCATCGGTCGATAAAACCTCCTCTCCCACGCCCTTTTCCTTTTATTCAGCCCATCCTCGGCCCCACAAAACTCATGTACGAAGCTGAAATTCgttttaatgtccgtttccccctctagacagtaaactcctcgtgggcagggagcgtgtcaacCACTCCGTtacgccgtactctcccaggggcttagcatACTGCTtttcatgcagtaagcgctctgtgataatgtggtatttgttaagcgctgggggccgaacaccgtactaagcactgggttagatgcgagAGAATCACGTCCCGGGCCACACCGCGGACAAGAGGCGgcgccaggattaaaatccaggtcctgactCTTAGGCGttccattattcattcagatgtagttattgagcgcttactggtgcaaagcactgtactaagcgtttgggagagcacaatataacgacAGATTCCTGcctataacgggctcacggtctagaggggggacaacaatataaataaactacagatagatatgtgctgtggggatgggagggaggatgaatgaaggagcaagtaagagcggctcgggagtgggagaagaggaggggggggcttagtcagggaaggcttcttggaggagatgggccttcaaaaaggtttcGAAGGGGGCGAGGGCAATCGTCTGCccgatacgaggagggaggccgttctaggccagaggtaggatgtgggcgagaggtgactgagggctttaaaaccgatggtgaggagtttttgtttgatgtggaggtagatgggcaaccacgggagtttattgagcacttactgagttctaagcacttgggtgactaTACTTCAACAAAGTTCCTTTCCCctccggggctcccagtctcaatccccattttacagatgaggtaactgaggtccagagaagtaaagtgacttgcccgaggtcacacagcagccaagtagcagaaccgggattagaacccaggtccttctgactcccaggcccgtgctctctccgctaggccacgccgcttccctgtagccctggtatttgctaagcgagaAGCACTGTGCTGTGTCTTAGGAAAAAGTGAAACACAAGCCAAAGACAGCTTTCCTGACCTCGAGAAGATCCCTTTTTAGTGGACCGTGCTCCTCTGGACACCGGCCATGACAAAAGTAAACTTGCTGGTGTGCGGGGCTGTTGGGGAAGATTCAgcatgtggtatttaagcatttatacgTACTAAGTGCCGTGGTACGTACAATtcaagcagatcggacacagcccctgtcccacgtggggctcaccgtctaagagggagagagaacaggtaattcccattttatagaggaggaaactgaggcaaagagaagtcatttgcccaagaccacgcgGCAGGCGGCGGCAGCTGCCGGGAGTCCGTCGACAGAGTAGACGATCACAGGGACGTGACCTACGCATATTTATTGACTGAGGCCGGCCGGAGAGGAGGTCCCCGTGAACCCGGAGTGTGTGGCGGGGAGACCGGGCTGTGGGGATACCTGTACCCAGGGCGGGTTGGCCGTTGCCCGTCAGGCCACCACCTCCCTCAGGGCGGCCTCCAGATCCGGGAACTTGAACTGGTAGCCGCTGGCCAGCGTCCGCCTGGGCAGCACCTTCTGGCCGTCCAGCAGCATGGTGGCACGCTCCCGCCCGAAGACGGCACGCACGGCGAagccggggagcgggaggagggccgGGCGCCCCAGGGCGGCCCCCAAGGCCCGGGCAAACTCGGCGTTGGTGGTGAGGGTCGGGGCCACCGCATTGAGGACCCCTCGCACCTCATCCCCCTCCAGGGCGTGGGCCACGATGCCCGCCAGGTCCTCCACGTGGATCCAGGGGAAGGGCTGGCGGCCCGTCCCGACGGGCCCGCCCAGACCCAGCCGGAAGGGCGGCAGCATCTGGCGGACGGCGCCGCCCCCGCGGCCCAGCACGACCCCTGGCCCGGAGAGGGGCGCGGGTGAGAGCGGGGCACGGGGcggacctccccctcctccacgatTCCCCGGGGCTCCGGGGTAGCGTCACGGCCGGGGGACACTCATTCCCCGGGACCGTCCCCCCGGCCCGGTTCAATGGGCGAGCTGGTTTTGGGGGTgacaccctccccatctcccctcgccccccctccctctccacgtcCTCACCAGAGCGCACCAGCACGAGGCGGGTGGAGTCCTCCGGGACCTCGGCTGCCGCCTCCCACTCGCTCACCAGGCGCGAGAAGAAATCAAAGTCGCCCCCGGGACTGTCCTCGTGGTACTCCGCGGTGGGGCTGGGGCGGTAATATCCTGGAATAGGAAGTGCCTTTCCTCAGAGGAAGCACCTGCCTCGCCTCTCGCCTCAACGTGCCCGGGGCTTCCCTGGGGAAGGCCCAGGGTGCTACTTTTCCTAGTGGAGGGATGAGAGACTGGTCCGGTtatccgtccccgtccccccgcccaggTACGCACCTACACCTGTGACCAGGACCCAGGCCCTGGGGGGCTGGGCTGCCGAGGCGATGGCTTTGGCCAGGGTCCTGGTGGTCTCCAGGCGGCTGCTGAGCACCTCTCTCTGGAAAGCCTCGTTCCACCTGCCGGAGGACGGGGCGGGGACAGTCACCGGAGGGAACGTGCTCTCTCCGCCACAGCTAATCAGCAGGGAACGTTTATTGAGCGACGCTCCCCTAGCAGCCGTCCCCAGCCCAGAAAGGGGCCGGACCCCGCTCCAGATTTGGGAAGGGACTGACCCGTGCAACCTGCCGGGGGGACAAGCCCACAAGCCTTACAGGTTTAGGGGTTGCGCCGGGGCACGATGCCCCCCacgtccccaccccggccccgggctgccccctccccaacccgggACCGACCGGCGGAGGGGGTTGAGGACGTTCTCCCCGGCCAGGTTGACCGCAGCATCGCAGGGGGGCAGCCCGGAGGCCCCCAGTTCATCCTACGGAGACACAGCACAGGATCGCaagcttgtaaactccttaaaggcagggtatttgctaattctgtcgaGAAGCGGCGGCGCCTAGTCcttaggacacgggcctgggagtcaggaggacctggattctaatcccagctctgccaagggtctgctgagtgaccctgatcaagtcacttcacttctccgtggctcacctttaagattgagagtgtgagccccgtgtgggaaagggactgcgtccaaccccacttGCTTGTCTCTTGGGAagctgcttgggaagcagcgtggctcagtggaaagagcccgggcttgggagtcagaggtcatgggttctaatcccccctctgccatctgtcggctagctgcgtgaccttgggcaggtcgcttcgctgggcctcagtgccctcatccgtcaaatgggaatgaagaccgtgagccccacgtgggcccacctgatgaccctctacctctcccagcgcttagaacagtgctccgcccatagtaagagcttaacagctaCTAACATTAACTaattggcgtggctcagtggaaagagcccgggcttgggaggcggaggtcatgagttcgaatcccgcctctgccacttgtcagctgtgtgactgtgggcgagtcacctaacttctctgtgcctcagttacctcatctgtaaaagggggattaactgtgagcctaacatgggaccacctgattcccctgtatctaccccagtgcttagcacagtgctctgcacatagtaagcgcttaacaaataccaacattattattaattagtgaaCGCACCCCATCCTCATGATTGATTGCTTCCCGTGGGTCCCCGCCCGCACCTACCCAGGTGATCCGCTGGGGCCCCGCCCGGCGGGAGACCAGGGTCAGCACGTGTCCGCGGCCCCGCAGCAGGCGGCCCAGGGCGCTGCCCACGAAGCCGGAGCCGCcgcctggggggagagagacacgggTGAGCGTCGGGTTCGGCTCCTGCTCGCCCTCGACCAGCCCGGGGCTCGGCCCCGGGCAGGACCGGACAGGCCCAACCCTGACCTGCAGTGCCCTCTGCGGCGCCGCCAGAGGGGGCGCCCTCCGCCGCCACTCACCCACCACCACTCTCATGGCCAGCGCCGCTCAGTGCGCCTGCGCCGCCTCCGCCGCACTCCCTCACCAGCGCCGCTCAGTGCGCCTGCGCCGCCTCCGCCGCACTCCCCCACCAGCGCCGCTCAGTGCGCCTGCGCCGCCTCCGCCCGCACTCCCCCACCAGCACGCCTATGGCCAGCGGGGCTCAGTGCGCCTGCGCCGCCTCCAGCCCCGCCCCTCtcgctcccagccccgcccctcagCCTCGCTCTGAACCCCCGTTGTGCGCATGCGCCCCCAGACtttcggggccgggcggggatttAAAGGGCCAGAAGCCccatttccctcagccccatccggggcacgtggactgtgtccgaccgccttttatctgtctaccccagcgcttagtacagtacctggcacctccagtggttgcccatccccgcatcaagcagaaactcctcaccactgcctctaaaagccctcataataataatgatgatggtatttcttaagcgcttactgggtgcgaagcgctggagggatacaaggtgataggtGGTccctcgtcttaatccccatttgacggttgaggtcactgaggcacagtgaagcgacttgcccagagtcccacagctgacaagtgatggagtgggattagaacccacgacctctgactcccgagcccggcctctttccactgagccactatttctgctgctcttctcttccaccttggcccctcctacctcatctcactgctctcacTTCTCGCTTCActtcgagaggcagcgtggctcagtggaaagagcctgggcttgggagtccgaggtcatgggttcgaatcccagctctgccacttgtcagctgggtgactgtgggcgagtcacttcacttctcagttccctcatctggaaaatggggattaagactgtgagcctcatgtgggacaaactgatgaccctgtatgtaccccagcgcttagaacggtgctctgcacatagtaagcgcttaacaaataccaacattattattattattctctccgactccaacccagctggcacactttgctcctctaatgccaaccttctcgctgggcctccacctcgtccatctcacccccaacctctcgcccaagtcccacctctctcctagaatgccctccctcgttatatccaacaatgactctccccaccttcaaacccttactgaaagcccatctcctccaagaggccttccctgattacccgccccccccacctttcctcttctcccgctcccttctgcatcaccctgcctgactccctttcttcattcccgctcccaatcccacagcgcttatgtccatatctgtcacttattgatttatattcatgtctgtctccccctctagactgtaagctctttgcgggcagggactgtgttattTTGTtacagtttactctcccaagcacttagtacagtgctctgcatgtagtaaactctcaataaatatattaataataataatgatggtatttgttaagcacttactatgtgccaagcactgtggtagatacaagttaaccaggttatcccacatggggctcacagtcttcatccccactttacaggttgggtaaccgaggcacagagaagtaaacggctcacccaaggtctcacagcagatgaatggcggagccgagattagaacccacatcctctgactcccaagcccatgctctttccactaagccacactgcttcctatgattgaatgaatgaatgaatgaatattgctatagtcta is drawn from Ornithorhynchus anatinus isolate Pmale09 chromosome 13, mOrnAna1.pri.v4, whole genome shotgun sequence and contains these coding sequences:
- the SDR39U1 gene encoding epimerase family protein SDR39U1 isoform X1, with the translated sequence MRVVVGGGSGFVGSALGRLLRGRGHVLTLVSRRAGPQRITWDELGASGLPPCDAAVNLAGENVLNPLRRWNEAFQREVLSSRLETTRTLAKAIASAAQPPRAWVLVTGVGYYRPSPTAEYHEDSPGGDFDFFSRLVSEWEAAAEVPEDSTRLVLVRSGVVLGRGGGAVRQMLPPFRLGLGGPVGTGRQPFPWIHVEDLAGIVAHALEGDEVRGVLNAVAPTLTTNAEFARALGAALGRPALLPLPGFAVRAVFGRERATMLLDGQKVLPRRTLASGYQFKFPDLEAALREVVA
- the SDR39U1 gene encoding epimerase family protein SDR39U1 isoform X2, with the translated sequence MRVVVGGGSGFVGSALGRLLRGRGHVLTLVSRRAGPQRITWDELGASGLPPCDAAVNLAGENVLNPLRRWNEAFQREVLSSRLETTRTLAKAIASAAQPPRAWVLVTGVGYYRPSPTAEYHEDSPGGDFDFFSRLVSEWEAAAEVPEDSTRLVLGSCWAAGAAPSARCCRPSGWVWAGPSGRAASPSPGSTWRTWRASWPTPWRGMRCEGSSMRWPRPSPPTPSLPGPWGPPWGARPSSRSPASPCVPSSGGSVPPCCWTARRCCPGGRWPAATSSSSRIWRPP